GCACTATATGCTTTAGGGAaaggtggaaaaaaaaccctcctaaTCCATAGTAGTTAGGTATTTCTTTAGTCTTTGAGGCATGAAATTTAAACTCTTCCAAAATTTGTTCACATCAACACTGTATATTCTTTTATCCATATAAGTGTCCAATCCCTTGTTAAATACTTGCTAGTATTAAACTGTTCCCATACAATATAGTACTGAAAGCTGCTGTCTTTAGCACATAATataaattttcaaacatttaaaaaaaagttgcagGCAAATATACACAAGCTAGCGAGACTTACAATACTCTTCCATCAAAAGGGAGTTTCCCATTCACAAGTATCTACAAGTTTTTTCCATAAACCTGTTGCTACTTTCCAACTGACACTGTCAACATCAGTTTGATTCACAAAGTTTCAGAACAgaagcctcctccccacattGTGATTCTCGAATTCAAAATCTCTTTAGAATTACCTGGCAGATTAGAAGAATAGGCTTTTGAAATTCAGCTTGGCATATTGAACAAATATCATCTGCTTCAGAACACTGTCTCTTGCTAGCTGTCACCCCATAGTGCTgttaaaaaaaagagatttttgcAGCAGATGTTAAGATCTAGAAAAGGATAAGGAAGACTGAAAGGATGTGGTTAGAGAGGAAACTAGAAAATCCCTGGGGCAACAGGATGTTAGGTGTTTCAATCCTTAGGATGCTATATTGACACATACATGCTCCAGGGGAAGGTGGTATTTGGGTATAATCTATTGAGGATGCTATGTGGGGACTTTGAAAGTAATTTGCTACAATGGTGGCCTTCCTGCAGCAAAGTTCTGTTATGAGCTGATACACATTGACCAGAATGAAAACACATCACTTACTGTTAAGAGAGTATTGCTTACACAGACTGTGTAAGGTATTTTAGCATTAATCTAATTAAATGTCAAAAATCCTCCTATATATTCTGGTACATGCACAGCAGGCTCTAGATTAAATTACAGTACATTTTACCAACCACCCACTATTCTagaaaaagaatatttttttattctgaatGGAATATCTAGTTACTCTTCAGTTATTTTGCCAAGATCTGGGTCTTACTGTTGTATATTTCAGTTAGTTGCTAATGGGTAAAGGTTTGCTACTTTGCTCTTGCAGATGTGAgtcaaacaaatattttgcccagttttaaaatatattctttacATCATACTTTATTTACATGGTATTCAAATAGTTTACCTCAAGATGCTGCTTACAATAAAAAAACTGATCACTTTTAAAGTGACTTCAGGTCAGCCCATGATTGTGAAGCTGAGAAATTaaattttacagtgcaagtaaCTGTAAGAAGGGAACAAACAGTGGGATTACTTTGAAAGTTGAACTCCATGTAACTAAAAGAACATAATGTGATCAGCTAGTACACAGGAAAAAGCTATCTTCAAGAAGAATTATTTTTGTGGAAGCCACATTTGTCACTTTGTTGTTACAGAAAATCCAATACTCACTGGTCGTGTACAAAATATACGCAAAACCTTTCTAAAGTTTCTCAGATGTCCAAAAAGGCTCAAAAGCTGAAattgagaaaagaaaaacaaaattatgcTTAGTATTTATTTCCAAGAGCTAGATTTTCAAACTTTGTGCAGGTTTTGAAGTGAAGAGCCTCAGTGCTAAAATTCCATGCAACGCTTTGCACATTTGGCCTTCAATGTTTTACTTTTAGTCTGGTAATGAAACAATTATAGGTGGGACTGGTAACTCTACTTATTACTGAGTTGCCCAACactttccctttttaaagccaTGCTTTCGGTTGCTTAtaaactttgccaaattttaactgttaagtctgaaattttccatgctgggtgtctgcctctcgtgcaaaatttcaaccaaaaacgGTTCAGCTGTTCCAAAAATGAGACTAGggtaaaatatattgttttgcccatattaCAAAAATTCTGGTAACCTTTTCTTTGAGATTCTCTCGCACCCCCATGTTTTGGAGGAGGAACTTGCAATTTGGCCGCGAAAtgtctttgtgtcagggatgtgccttctGCCATTCCCATGAAAATTTATTcatatttggccaaattataTGCCTTTAAAAATTATAGTTCATGTATGCTTCAGAGAAGTTCAGAGACTTCTTAGATTTCAGCAGCTAATATCTCCAGAGAGTCTGTcctcactggaaaaaaatagtaagagatcatgtaattaaagactgtaccacAGTGAATatacacaagggggccaaattaaggtggCACAGGCAACTTTATATCTAGCATTGCCTACCTTGTAAGTActtgattttgcaatcttaataatgttcttttaacataatgATCTTTTAATTTTGCATGTGTATAGTAAACAATAGAATACAGCTGCTGTGTTATATATAAACTGTACCAAACCAAGATAGTTTTGGATATGCCTAGTATAAGCACAGAGTAGGATAGTGTCAAAGGGACTAAAGGGAGTTGGGTTCCCGACtacactgaaagtcaatgggagttgataGCCAACTTCCCTTTGTGACGGGGGAGGTTTTAAGCCATGttaaggaaaaacagattaagCTGACAAGTTAAAATAGTGGAATGGAAACCCAAAGCAACAATTTTACATAATGCAAGATTTTCCAAAAGGAAATGGTTTTGTTGACTGGAATTCTGCCCATCTCCCATGGCAATTTGTTTACATACTGCCTACAAGAAGTCTACAAGTAACTGTTAAGACTATTATTTGGTGCATTACTCCACATTCTGTCCACAAgttcttaatattttttttccaccCTAGTTCAAGTTTGGTCTTACTTTGGAAGCCATTTATGAGTTTGACAAAAGCTACCTCAATTTGATGTATAATTTCTCTTTAGAAATTTATATTGACGGTACCAAGGCACATGGGCACTCTACAGCAAAAttacaacaaacaaacagaataacAGAAGTCTCTAATTAACAAAAATCaagaacaaaaaaccccacaccaacCTGATTCCCTATTATTACAAAGGCCACTCAAAAGCACAATAGTGCCATGAAGTTTGCCAAACTCAGGCTCCGGCAGACCTCCCAGACACAGCAGGTACCAGAGGCTCAGGCCCTCCACCCTCAGAATGCCCTAGTGCTTGCTGTGTTAAAGTGAAGTTCAGAACTTGAACTCTCCAACAGTGAGAGCAACCCAGTGGATCTTAGCTTGAAGGACACAAAACATATTAACCATCCTGGCATTAACAACTAGTTCAGACAGAATTCCTACTTTCACACTCAGGTGTGGCAAGCAATTTTTGGACTGTGTAAAACATCATTAGTTTTCTAATCATCCTTCAAAGAGAGGATGAATAGATCTAGTGCCTGACCTAGCAAAACTTTATATTGATTTTGGAAGGCTGTATTAAACCAGCAAGTCAGCTCAAACTCTGGGGAATATTTCAGAATACATTCATTTGTATGTCTACATCTCTTCTATGGTAATTACTGCAGTATCATTTTATACATTAAAATACAGAGGAAGGATAACATTTACATACTTTTAGGATGAAGTAGATCAGACCTAGCAATACTCCAAGACTCCACCCCAGTACATTGTCCAGCTCCCTATAGCCAATAAGATAACGAAACCAAATTGGTACGGGGACGAATGTACGGTAATACTGGCAGAATTCTTCTAACAGCATATACCAGTAGCCCTATGAACAACAAGaggaatatttaaaaatacatttaaaatacagataatttAAAGTTAATGCATCTTTTCTATATATTTACTCTCTTTTTAATATTTATCCCTCATTATATCTTAACTAGTGACTCGACAGATCTGAAATATTGTTTGGAAACGTGAGTCATTAAAATCCCATACATGTAAGAGTTATTACATGTATGGGATTACATGTAAAACTGCATGGTATTACATTAAACTCCTAAAAAATGGGGCCaagatcatgatttttaaaaaggagttaaAAAGAAGTTTTATCATGGGTAAATTCACTAACACTTCAGCAATTAGAGTCAGGTGTcaagacaaacaaaacaaaactgatgaTCTTTGGCAAGTCCTGAGCTGACATTTGTCAGCTATCATAAAACAGCTGCACAATTGGCAGGCTCTGCTCAAGAGAAGACCAGAAAAACCAAGGTACAAAAGATCAGAATAGGGGTGCCTTTGCAGAGTGCCTACCTACTTACCACTGTTATCAGTCTTGCTTTCATAAGcattaaaaaaggggaaaagttacaagaaaaatgcaaacagaaaaattaattttagatcaattttctgttaaaaattgTCTGCATGTATAATGCTGAGAAAAACGGGGGTTAAGAAAAGGCCTTTTCTTTTACAACCACATGTAAATCAAAACTCCATTTACCTCCCCCACAAGTTACTTTGTGTTCTTTAAAAGCTCCATGCCCTCCCTTTTAAAACAGTTTTGCAATCGGtttataagcacctagaggacAATACAATAAGCAATAAccatcatggatttgtcaagaacaaatcatgccaaaccaacctaatttctttctttaaaagagTTACTGGGCCTGGTGGATGGGGAAAGCAGTagcatatcttgattttagtaaggcttttgacacaatctcacatgacattctcataaccaaactagggaaatgtggtctagattaaattactataaaatgggtgcacaactgtctgaaagaccatactcaaaaaaTAGTTGAGAATGgttttctccttcccctgcatcgACAGATAATGTGCAGAACTTTAATTAAGAAAAATGTTCCTCTAGGTGGAATTCATGACTGGCTGATTGTACTGTAAAAGGATGTTCATGCTAAAGCTAAGTATAGATTATTTTCTTACCTTGGATTTAAAAGACATCATAAAAGAAGGCACCAAGAGAATAAAGCATTTGAAGCCCATGAAGAGGAATTTCAGAATAAAGTCTGTGATTCCCACGATCCAAAGTACCTCCCAGAAGTTCATAAAATCCACAGTAGGTTTTAAAAAGATTAAGCTACAAAAAGAAATATCTAAAATTACAAGGGTACGCGCTCCAGAGGTACACACCGTGAAATGATACTAGCGTACGGTTTCATTTaaaagggtattttttttttaaaaaaaaaagcatgtttaGATAGTGTAATGTTTTCCTCTAGAAGGAGTGGGAAAGAGAGAGCTTTTGTCAACCATGAAGAGCTCCCCATTTCGAATCCACTTTACATCTGCATTGTAACCGTCATCCTGCCATACAAGTACTTGTCCCTTTCCCATTCTGCCAATGTTGCCCCTTAATCAGTTAGCAGGGTTGTTGTAAACTAGTAACAGAAGAAACTTAGACACATGCCCTGCTAGAGACTTATGGCACTGTATCCCCAGTACTCCCACACCAAGGTGTGACGGGGCTGAGAATCAAACCCAAGTTGTGCCAGTGAACCCCAGACATAGGGCCTAATCTTGCAAACCCTTCTTCACATGAGTGTTCTGTAgtaaggctttgcaggactgggcccatcatttatttatttatctgcgTTAAGTGAAGCCAACTTCTtgattctcttaaaaaaaaaaatgccaggaGTAAAGATGAGATTTTCACAAGAAATGACAGTTAATTTAAAGTGACTAATATAACATAGATGTTCTGCTAATTACCTGTAATAAAGTGACTGAGAGTGAAAGGTATAATACAAGAGGAGAGATGACCCGGTTAGGAATATCAGTACCCAAGCACATTGCAACTTGGAGCACCTTTCCTGTAAGatatacattaaaaatgtaatagttttctgttactttgatttttttttaagtctcaaGTTAATTTCTTACACACTCAATAAAACTAGGACGGCAGTATTTGAACACAGTCACTAATACAAGATGCTGCTATGTTACTTTACACCATGAAGAAGTAGTTCAAGGGCAGATCATTGTGCTCACACAGATCTCCATGCACTTTAATGGgatgaaaagaaaaggacttgtggcaccttagagactaacaattttatttaagcataagctttcgtgatctactttccactgaatgcatctgatgaagtgagctgtagctcacgaaagcttatgctcaaataaatttgttagtctctaaggtgccacaagtcctccttttctttttgtggatacagactaacacggctgctactctgaaacctttaatggGGTGAACGCCCAAGCAGAAGTGTTACTGCTTAGGCGTTCATTTCATTTTGTTACTTAGAAAACGATATATATATCTCCTCAACTGCTTTTCTAAGTAACAAAATTCTCAATAACCCCTGTGCCCTCATAACAGATACTCTGCATATGAAACAGTAGTTTTAACCATTCTTAAAATACAGTTAAGCATTTCTATCTTATTACGGCAGAAGCATTGTCAGGCATTTTGATATGCAAAGTCAGAAAAAGAGATTGtaccaatattttattttaaatttgcaaaGTATGCTTCTCTGACAAATGCTAAGTCAGGTTTAGAAGTGTGTAAATTTTATTGATAGCTAAAACATTTACATCTCAAAAATCCTATGATATTTATCTGTTTTGTTTACTAAATTAATATAAGATCATTTCACATTTCTCTCAAAAACTGATGCATGAAAGTCTTGGGTAATAGTTAACGTAAAAACACTTAAACTTCATTGCAACGGGCAATACTTACTCTTAGAAAAACCTGATTTACAATGCTTTTGTTTGCATACATAAAAGTTGTTAGCAGCCCAATTCCAAGAGAAATGCCTATTAGGAAAAATGGGTCAGTTATATGGAGGAAAATAAGAAActggattaaaataaaataagagcaAAATAAGTGCACTTCTCACAAGTACTTGCAATAACAGAATACAATTTTAACAGTTCAGGCAATCAAGCTAAAATAATTAAGCTACATTGTATACgctaacaaaaaaaaacagattaagtGATTGAAATCTCTTATAGGAAATTTCTCCTTCCAGTgaagaaatgaaattaaaataaagctAAAAGTAAATCAAATTATACTTTAGGCATGCTCATAAGCAGGATTGAAGGCAGGAAAAAAGGGCTAGTTCCCCCATACCATACTCTGTTATACTCTACCGATTATATGTTGCATGGTCAGTTTGATACACAGAATCAAGATGTATGGAAGACTTTTGTGCAGCCACTGGAGGAGATATCGGAGTTCAGAGATGGAGCTGCCACTGTGTTCCTCTGAATCTGAGGTGGAATCTTCAGACCCCCTCGCTTCATTGTGGGAGTGGCCATGTGAACGGCCCTGGGAACCTGATCGTATGTGCCTGAAACTGGGGTTTTCCCCAGATTCTCCCAAGGCAGAACTTAGCTGGATGTGAACATCTCCAGTACGGTGGCAAGAGCCttctcctggcagccctgctgtATGGGCACTCTGAGAAGACGAGGGAACATCACCACTTCCTGGGGCATTGTGGAGATGAGTGTAATTTGATTGCATGGCGTTGAATTGATCTTTCTCTGGTCCAGATTCTTTTGTCTCACTGCTATGTCTCCTAAAGGGTGGGGGAAAAGCCATGTTTAAAGGAGCAGTGTTCCATTCAGTTAGGAAAAGAGAATTGTCTCTCTGAAATACACAGCCTTTTGGCCATCCTGATGATCTAGCTACACAGACCACTGGTACAGTGATAGATACACAAATACTGGTTTCTTTAGCTCTGGAGGTTTGTATTTTAGGCTCCCACCCCTTACCTTAATGAGAAGCCTCTGTGTGAATTGTTCACAGCATCCACTGACTTACTCTCTTTCAATGATGTATACTGTAACCTTCAATGGGCTGCCACACATACAGTCTGGAAAAGCCAAAGCTACACTGAAAATTAGAAAGCACCCAGCCGAATAGGAGGAGACAGGCACTAGCTTGTATAGCAGAAGTTTTAACATGATATATATGTTTATAGAAAAAGGTTGGGAACCATTATGAGATTAAGAAGGAAATAATAAAGGTGGGGGATGGGACCTGCACATTTAAGCATCCATAAAATGGCATGTATTTAGACACAGACGAGTCTAATCAAAATCCAGTGAGTACTGAAAACAGAGTGCCATTATGGGATTACCAGAAGAGATTATCCTGTCAGGGAAGTGAGTGGAACCAGGTtaatccactttttaaaagacactGGGAAGAGCCTGGACCATATGGGGGCTTTGCATAGGCAATGTACTCTtgggagggagaagaaagcaGGAAATAAAGAGCAAATGTGTGGGACTGGGTTAGGGTTGATAGAGAATCTAGGTCCAAAGGCAATTGCAGACAGTAAAgtgtggtctaatggttagagcaagagatctgggttttattccaAGTACTGTAATTTACTTACTGTGTCCCTTGGCAATTCATttcatttctgtgcctcagtctccccatctgtcaaatgggtaTAATAGTTCTTATATACTTTCCAGGAATGGTATAATGTTTCATTAGATATCCTTTGGAATGTGTTTTGAGATTACTGGATAGCACAGAAGGGCAAAGTATTTTTACAATATTTATCTGTAGCAAACACTACAGTTGTGGTTTAGTTGGGATTTTCATTATAAACTTTTTTCAGTTGCTCACCATTTTctcaaaaatgcttttttttgttGGACACGTAGGAAAGTTTGAGTAAAATCTATTGACCTGTTTTTCAGTTATGCAAGCATGAAAAACATACAATCTGAATTGCAAGAAAATCTCAATATGCTATTTGTGCACATATCTACATTAGCAAAGACTTAACATTTGAAACAAAACTAGATTCTGctaatttgtaaaaaaaaaaaaattgagttatTAGCAATTAAGAAAAACTGCATGCACAGTAAAACTTCTCACTCACATTCAGAGCTATTACGGATACATTATCTGTTGTCCTATGTTCATATTGTAGGCCTCAGTCTTGCAAAAACTCATGTACTGTACTTAATGTGTGTGAGCAATCCGATaagctgaagtcaacaggaccacTTTAGTGTATGAATAAAGTTTCTCCTGCACGGgtttggaggatcaggcccttaacatTTATGTTGCAAAAATTGATTAATTAGCACTCTTGATTTGGTGGTTTATGACCTGCTCCTGCAAAAACTACCAGGACAAAGTAGTTCCTATACTGTAAGTAATTCCATTGTTTTAATAGAGCTCTATGCTTAGCAGCATGGCTTTGCAGAATCAGCCCATGGCAGTTTACTTGTTTAGAGAActttaaaaataactgcatttatTATTAAATCATACTATAAAACACATAGAATGCACAATATGGCTGAGTTAATGTCACTATGAGAATTCTTTTCACTTCCTAATTTAAGTATTTAATAGGCACcctaatattaaatatatattaacaaacattttgtattttaattaatgGATCTCAAATCTACTCTCTGAACACTGACCaagacatatttttttaaaaattctctttaattttactttttcagCATGTCAGATCCTCCTAGCCAGGCCTGAGTTTATGGGATGCTCCCAGGTGTATCAGAAATGGTGTCCTGCAAACAGAGGTTCTGAAGCCACCCGTCTAGCCTGCAAAACATCTATCTGTCACATCTATCAGTGTGGAGGGATGAGCCAACACGGCTCCTGGCCTGACATCATCACATCAGAATGTCACCCTGTTGCACTGCTGAGTTCCTCCCAAGGCAAAGACACCTATCCCAGGTAAATATCGTTATGACCAAAAGAGCACCCAGAGGAGTGCCAATCCCCGCTTTCCCTTCCCAGCAGGGACACAGCGGGGGTGACATACACACCCTCCTGTGCCAACTAGGTGAGCGTGGGTGGGCAGCACCAGTGGGTGAGAGGTAAATGCCCCCTTTCATCTCCAcccaggggtgggagtggggcagaCAGTAAGGGGCTAATTCCCCTTCCACCTTCCTCCCCTaacaagggggcagggggagagagggcagacaATGAGGGGCGAATGCCCCCCTTCCATTTGCACAGACGATGGGGGACAAATCCCCCCCCCTTCCATCTGAACCCCAGATAAGGCGGCGGGGGTGGGGATAAACTGTGAGAAGTAGCCCTCCTCCCCTTTCCATTTCCACCCTGGCACGAGACAGCGAGGGCTCAATCCCCGTTTAAACAGCCCGAGGTCAGAGCCGGGGGCAGATCCGCCGCAGCACAGGTAAGGGGCTGAGCCAGAGGGGCAAATCACCCCGGCCCCGCAACCTTACCTCTCATGACGCGGCCGGGGCTCcgtgcccagccctgctgcccgggcCGCGGCCTCCCAGGGCCTCCATCACTGACGCCTGGCTagattgggggcgggggcagaagcagcagcaactaccggctgggggaagaggaggagctggggggaggaggaggaggaggaggaggaggaaggcccGGCGCTGTTTGTCGCCATAGCAACTAGGCTGGGGCCCTGCGTCCAGCGAGCCGCCGAGcccgcgggggagggggaggcagatgTTGAGGACGGGGTAAGGGGGAGTCGTGGGGCGGAGGCCGGGGTGGGAAGGGtcggggggaggaaggagaggagctgGGGCGTGAGTGGTTGGAGCGGCGGCAGtcagggtgggaggaagaggagaggcgTGAGGAAGAGTGGGTGGGGGTCAGGGATTgagaaggaagggaagggggccGCCAGCGGCCTGAGggcagagagggaggagcagggatttgGAGGGTGCTGTCTGCAGGTGCTAGTGAGTTGAAGGTGCTGGGGAATGGCTTCTGATGACGCTGGTAGGTGCCATATGAGGGTGAACGTGGCAGTGGCAGGCCGCGGGTGAGGGGGTGGATGGTAGGAGTGAAGATGGGGAGTTATGACTAAAATTACCTGGGGAGCGGGAGTGAGGTGTGGGCTAAGAGCACAGCTGAGAAGCAGGAGTCATGATTTCTCatccaggctctgccactgacctgaatttgggcaagtcacttaaccccgACATGCTTCAGTTTTCTCTGTAAAATGTGGCAATACCCACAGACAGGGTAAATTAATGTTTGTCCAGTGCTTTGAGTCAGAGCACTATATGTGCAAAGTAttatgattttttattattattaataaggtTAAACTCTCATTTGAAGCTCTGTAAAGGTTTAAATATTTATTGGGATTTTTACTGTGGTGATGGGGTTCAGATTTTTGTGATTTGGATCTttgaaggatggtccagtggttagggtgctagcctgggactcagcagATTTAGGTTCAattgccagctctgccacagactccctatATGgtcttgggcaggtcacttagtgCTTGTGTACAcagggagttattctggaattgctcttcctgattaactccatgtgtggatgttcttatttcagaataaaaacatCTGCAcgtggagttaatcaggaatcggctttaaattcacatcctgTCTTATTACAGATTTATTTTCATGTGTAAAGACTAACTCTTAgtctctctttctgtgcctcagttccccatctgtaaattgagtGATAAAAGTACTTCCctgtctcacaggggtgttgtgaggataaaaacattaaagattgTAAGATGCTTAGATAATATGGTAGTGGAGGCCACAGAAGTAtctgaaagagagagataaaggCATTTGAGTTGATACCTAGTGataatttgattaaaaaatagaaagatataaaattaacatgtcacgcattaaatggattaaaagttggctaactgataggtctcaacatatatttgtaaatggggaatcatcatagTATGgctgtgtttctagtggggtcccttagggactggttcttggccctatgttatttaacatttttattaatgacctggaagaaagcataaaattatcactgataaagaatgcagatgacccaaaaattgggggaatggtaaataataaagaggacagatCACCCTGATGCTgagcgatctggatcgcttggtaagctgggtgcaataCTGTTTCTCACTTTGACAATAAAAGTAGAAATTAAGGTTTGCATCTTGCAAAGTTACCTGTGTGGGCACACCACTTTGTCCATGTGGTGCATCCCtgaaggattggggcctacaGTGATCAATACACATCAATCCTGAATTCCAAgtccctattttaaaaataaacgttTCTCAGTTGTAAAAGTGCAACATAATAGAAAAGTAATATATTGGTTTTATATGCAAATCTATTACAGAGAAAATGCTTTTGGATCTGAGAATATTTCTCTCAGTTTTCAACCCAAGGGAACTTTTTTATACAAAAGTTATAAAAACTCTTAAATTAATTATTTCAGTACAAATTAAAGACAGAACCCTAATTCAGTAGCTCCTCTCTCATTTCTCTTAATTAAGGCCCCAGTCATTCTGACTCATACATAACTTTAAACAGTGAAttgtcctattgacttcaatgagataaacagtgtgtaaagttaagcacatgtattaatctttgtaggatcagggcctgagtcATAAAAATAATAGAGTGGGTGCTGTTTTAAAAACTTCAGCATTTACATCTTCTTGTGGTAATTGAAAATAATATATATGGTACTGCAGAACAGTAAATGCTGAATTTTAAATTGCACTCACTGTACTAATGATACTTTTATGTATATAAACACTTTACAACCTCCAAGTATACACCAATATTAATGGATTCATCTGTCATTAATCTAATTACTTGGTGATACGATCTATACAACATTCTTACCTGAATGAAAGTGTCTTTTAGTATACTATGCCCCATTTAAGCACCTAGGGCTTGATTTTaaatggtgctgagcacccacagatcCCATTGAGTTTTGGCTGGTCAATACTTGTGAAAATCATGTCCTTCAGTGTGGACTTTGTATAGGGTCTTTTGTGGTATggattgtggggggaaaaaattatcCAAAATCCTGAGACGT
The Eretmochelys imbricata isolate rEreImb1 chromosome 17, rEreImb1.hap1, whole genome shotgun sequence DNA segment above includes these coding regions:
- the RNFT1 gene encoding E3 ubiquitin-protein ligase RNFT1 isoform X2, whose translation is MQSNYTHLHNAPGSGDVPSSSQSAHTAGLPGEGSCHRTGDVHIQLSSALGESGENPSFRHIRSGSQGRSHGHSHNEARGSEDSTSDSEEHSGSSISELRYLLQWLHKSLPYILILCIKLTMQHIIGISLGIGLLTTFMYANKSIVNQVFLRERCSKLQCAWVLIFLTGSSLLLYYTFHSQSLYYSLIFLKPTVDFMNFWEVLWIVGITDFILKFLFMGFKCFILLVPSFMMSFKSKGYWYMLLEEFCQYYRTFVPVPIWFRYLIGYRELDNVLGWSLGVLLGLIYFILKLLSLFGHLRNFRKVLRIFCTRPHYGVTASKRQCSEADDICSICQAEFQKPILLICQHIFCEECISLWFNREKTCPLCRTVISDHVNKWKDGATSMHLQIY
- the RNFT1 gene encoding E3 ubiquitin-protein ligase RNFT1 isoform X1 — protein: MGRLRHRNEMNCQGTQRHSSETKESGPEKDQFNAMQSNYTHLHNAPGSGDVPSSSQSAHTAGLPGEGSCHRTGDVHIQLSSALGESGENPSFRHIRSGSQGRSHGHSHNEARGSEDSTSDSEEHSGSSISELRYLLQWLHKSLPYILILCIKLTMQHIIGISLGIGLLTTFMYANKSIVNQVFLRERCSKLQCAWVLIFLTGSSLLLYYTFHSQSLYYSLIFLKPTVDFMNFWEVLWIVGITDFILKFLFMGFKCFILLVPSFMMSFKSKGYWYMLLEEFCQYYRTFVPVPIWFRYLIGYRELDNVLGWSLGVLLGLIYFILKLLSLFGHLRNFRKVLRIFCTRPHYGVTASKRQCSEADDICSICQAEFQKPILLICQHIFCEECISLWFNREKTCPLCRTVISDHVNKWKDGATSMHLQIY